DNA from Papio anubis isolate 15944 chromosome 1, Panubis1.0, whole genome shotgun sequence:
TTGTAAATCCATTAATGAACTGTAATTGCAAAGACAAACCCCTTATTGAAACCTGGTAACCAATGCACTACAGGGCCAAGAGACTCCCATTATAGCCCAAGgcctgaggaaagaaagaaaagaacaatccTAATTAGTTTAGTCCTGTTTatttatacaaaattcaaaaaaacaaaattacaggtTACAAAGTAACTTGCCATCTGTCAGTAGACCACGGCTGCCCGAGGGAGATGCTGGTTTTCGTTTACAACCTTCTGTTAATCAAACCTAGAGCAGAGAGGGGTGTGGGAAGTCCATGGAGAGGACGGATTTCAAAAGGACCTGGAGTAGCCGTGGGGAGAACTGCGATGAGTTACGGGCAAGAGTTTGGGATTGAAAGACCCCAAGAAGCTGGTCCCTGCCTTCCTCAGAGCCTGGTGACAAGGTCCTGCCACTACTCCACCCGCCGGGCAGGGAAGAACGAGGTCCTATTCCCAGGCAGGGCTTCCACCCCATCTGTCTCCACTCATCAGGGACATCTGTTGCTTCTGCCCACCAGCTCCCAGGCCATGGTGTCTGCTAATGAGCCCCTCTTCCTCCTTGGGGACACACTGCTGAGCCTTCTCAGTCCATATCAACATGGCtgcctttcccccaccccacctgtgtggggagagggagtggataatctcagaagaaaggaagaatgggcAGAGTCACTCCTACCCCAgggacaggcagagagaaagggctTGGTGAACCGTGTAGGAGGTGGAGTCAGGTCACAGGGGCGAGGGTGGCTGTGTCCCGTTAAATCACTCTTGTGTAGTTGTGCTGTTGTACTGATGTGGCTCTTGGGTACTGTTCGTGTTGTTATTCTGCCTCTATGAACTGCCTCTGAGGAAGATCTTTCGGTGTGGTCTGAGCTTCTTGTAAAAGCCTTTTAGACATGCTCTCAAGTGTGAATCTAGTAGTAACACTAAAAATGCTCCATTAAACAAGAATAGGTTCAGAAAATCACCAAAGCTGCCCCTCTGAGAGGACAGAGATGGAGATTCCAGAGCGGTAGGTCCAATAGGGGCCTGGGGGAAATGGCCAAGATCTCAGGGTGTGACCTGCAGACCCCTCGtaggggctggaggaagggaaCATAGGGCCAGGAGTCTTTCTCTTATGCAGTCTCTGAGGTGGAGCTGCTGCCATCTGTGTTGGGGATTTTAGGTTGGGGGTGATGCCGCCTGTGCACAGGAAACAAACAACTCCAACAGGGCGTGTTGGGGGCAGGAGTGGAGAAGCACCTAGGgcagcccaggcccaggctggagcccttCCCATCATCTCATGCACACACTCATCCCGTGGGCTCCCAGGTATCAAGAGGAGGCACAAACCCCTGGTACAACCTAAACCCACTCTCTTTTCCTctagctggggtgggggtggcatgAGCACCCTGCTCAACTGTAAGTCCCTTAGGGCAGGAACTACGTCTGTCTCATATGCCACCATCCCCCGCCCAGCTGCCGTGTAAGTACATGATACCTGAACGAATGAGTGAACgaacgaatgaatgaacaaatgagtccTGTCTGGtgtcatttccctttttctctgaCGCCTTTTTCTTTTGATGTTCTTCAGTCCTAGATTCAAGTCCTGTCTCTCCAATCGACCCACTGCTGAGCAAGTCATTTTATCATTTAGactctcagttttcccatttgtaatgGGGATAATTTGAGTCTTTTCTGGGTAGGGTTACTGGAAGTGAAATGAGGTCAAGTAAATGAATATGTAACTGAAAAGGCAGGACAAACACCAGCTGGTTTTGGTGTGGTCACTGTCATCACTGTCACCACCACTGTTACCATCCTTCCAACCATCGCCTCCCACCACATCTTCATCCATCCTTTGCCCTGGTCCCCAAATAACCACACTGCCTCCAGCCCCATTCAGTGCTTAAGTTAAATCACATTTAATTGTTTCTCACCAGAGAATAGAGAAATCAGTAAATACATTCACAGCACTCAGAGTCAAGAAAGGGTTAACTAAAAAAAATGGGAATATATTAAGCTTTtgattataaaaatgcaaacGCAGTCTCTCTCGCACTCACCCCTGCATTATCACCCTCACACTCGCATTCTGGCTTCCACACTCACGCCCACCCTCAGGCacatgtgcacacgcacacacacacacatgcacacataaacacacaagcTCCCAAACACCATTACACACTCCCAATAGGCATACCCAGACACGCCCCCTCCCACTCCCAGGCTGGCTTCCCTCACTAAAATGGCAAAGCTACAGGGGACACGCGCAGGATGCTTGGAGAGGCCACAGTGGTGACAGGCAGCCTTAGACGACTGTGTTCTCCAGGATGGCCAGTCGCTTACTCACAGCTTCCAGTGGACTCAGAGTTAAGGAGAGGAGCAGGTTggccagagcagggcaggggTAGGTGTGGCCCTGCACTCAGGCCCCTGCAACACCCTACTACAGCATGAGTTCTCCCCTCTGTCAGAACTTACGCATCCACTGTCCTCAGAATGGTGCTTTCCAAAAAACACAGCCAGTTACTGTGAGCCCTGAGTGCCCAGCTCTGCTCAGTTGCAGGTTTAGCCCTGCTGGGTCCCCTACCTAGTCCTGGCTGAGCCAGGGGAACTGTCTGGGGCCCAGTCCCACCTCTGAGTGGGTACTGGGGTCAGGCATGTCACCATGAGCCTGAGAAATGGGGTGTCCATGAGCTGCATGTTCTTCAGAGCATGTCCAGGACTCTGGTGTGTGTCCAGTCCCTAGATCCTGCTTTCTGCTTCAATTTCTCTATTTACCCTTTAGGAGTCTCCACTTTTGACAGGGTCTGCACTATCTTCAGCCTATTCTGCCAGAATGCAGCCCATCAGCAGAAAGCAGGCCAAGAGAAGGCTTCCCAATCGACTACACTTGAACCATGCCCCTGCCTCCCCCAACACTGCCCTGCACCCCTCCCCGGCCCCAGCCACCTCTGGGAAGGGATATGTTTCCTGGTCAGGGCCTGCAGCAGCCCCTCCACTTTGGCCTGGAATGTCACCAGGGACTCACAGGCACACGGATCTTCCTCTgcaggggacagggaggaggaaaagagaaagaaaatcactgtTGAGTGATTGCCCAGGGGGAGGGGGGACAGTCACTGCCCAGGGCCAGAACTCAGGAGTCTTGGGGGAGTGAGGGGCTCAGGGGACCTGAGAAGGCAGAAAGATATAGATAGTCCTTGAGACAGCACCCTTAGGAGTGATGGAGGGGTGACCCCTGAATGTCTTCCTGGTCCCTTGGAGCCCTGAGAGTGAACTACAAGAGCATCCCTGTACGTGCTGCATGAAGAACACTATTAGGGACCTCTATGTCACCTCAGTGAGTTCACCCCAGCCCTTTGGGTTTGAAGTCATTTATCCCATCTTACAAGTGAAGAATTCAAGAAGTGAAACAACTTGCCCATGGCCAACAGTGTCAGAGCAAAGACACAGGCCCAGGCATGGCTGGCTCTGAAGCCCACATGCCTTACCACTAAGAACCAGCTGGTGAGGTCACCAGGGAGGACCAGAGAGGCAGTAATGTTCAAATCCTGGGTCTCCCAGCTATTAACAGTTGTTCCGCCCCTTTGGCCTTGTTtatcccatctataaaatgggggtaatgaCATTCTTACCAGATAGGATCTGATGATTTAATATCCAGAGAGCACTGAGAACAGTGCCAGCCACGTAATAAGCATTCAACACGTTTGGTGGTAGTAAGAGCTGTACTCACCAGCCCACTTTCTGGTTCTGTCAATTCCTAGTGCCACCTCGGCCCCTGCTTTTCCCCACCCACACTGAGTTCCAGGATGGCTCCACTCCCACAGTGCCCCACCTGCACATTCCATCAATGCCAGCCCTGGCCTCACTCACCCACACAGATCTTCTTCTGCAACTTCTTGCCTATCTGGTTGATGGTCTTGAAGTCAGCCGTGTAGAAGTAGTGCTCTGCCACAGGCTCCGAGGCTATTTCCCTCAGCTCATCCTCCACAGCATTGCCCACACCCACAGCAAACATCTTAAAGCCTGCCAGGAGGAACAAGAGAAGTAAGGCTGGACATGGGGACGGGCAACCATATGGCTGAGCCTCCTGGGGAAGGCTTAGGCAGCCAACACCAGACACCTCCTGCTGGCAGCTGCTGGAATTGCAAGCACAATGCCTGGAACAAGGACAATGAGGAAATAACATTTCCTGAGGTTCTACTCTGTGTCAGACCCTAGAGTGACTTTCCGTACTGGAAGCTTTGTTCAGCAAGCTTCATTTAACCCTAATAATAATCCATCTGGtggttattttttcctcatttaataGGTTGCAAAACTGAGACTAGGGCTTGTTCCAAAGTAGAGTTGCCTTCCAACAGTAGATGTGTTCTTGGGAATATCCGGCTGGAAAAGTTCCAAGCCTCACTTACAAAAGGACCATCTTACTTTTCTAGGGCCTCAATTTTGTCATTGGTATAAGAGAGAACTGGACTAACCAATCCTCCTCATTCAAACTCACCTGGGTTTAAGGCACTAAACAGAAGACAACAAGATAAACTACAGTTGGGCTGTACCCGTGTGTACCCCTGGACATCAGTGGTGTCCAAGGTCCAGGCAGGCAACACCTACCGAGGTCTTTGGCCTTCTTGGCAGCATCATTAATGTAGTCCTGGCTCCGGCCATCAGTGAAGACAATGCCCACCTTCTGGGCCCCAGGCCTAGCCCCACTGGACACAGTGAAGGAATTGTCAATGAGGTACTTGAGAGCAGCCCCAGTCATTGTGCCCTTCTCCATGTAGGACATATTCCGCACAGCCGCCTTGATGTCCTTCTTGGTGTGGAAGCGACCCAGGGGGAACTCCTGGCGCACAGAACTTGAGTACTGCACCAGCCCCACCTGGGCCAGCTTGTCTGACACATCCAGCGTATCCACGATCTGATTGATGAACTTCTTTACCAGCTCAAAGTTCTCTGGCCTCACACTCTTGGATCCATCGATGAGGAAGACCAGGTCAGTGGCCaagctgccaccaccaccactgcagaCTGGGGAGAGCAGGAAGGCAAGGGGATGAAGCTGAAGGACATAGTCATCCGTCCTGTACCGTGGCTGGGTACCCATCACACACCAAGCTCTGTGCTGAGGATCATTCCATTGTGCCCTCAGAACTGCCTCTATAAAGCCAAGGTGACAGGTCCCACTGTACAGTATTGGAAACTGAAACTCCAACAGCTGTGAGATCACACAGCTCAGAAGTGGTAGCACCAGGATTTGATTTTGAGACTATGTGAGTCCTTCCACCACACTAAACCCACCACCTATTGTGTTGAAAACAGGGACAGAAGTCAGGCGAGAACTTCTGCAGATACCAAATTCTAAAAGGCGTCTGTCTGCTTTGAAGATTGGTTCAGAGGTAGGGTGCAGGGAGGCTCGAATGGGTTTCCTGGGGAGTTGCTGAGGCCCCATCACCGCccctccacaccctctccagggcGAGCCTGTGTCCACCCCACTCACCATTGCAGGTCTTGCCGTCGCTGTTCAGAGTGAAGCCCTCATGGCAGGCACAGGTGTAGGAACCCGGGGAGCTGATGCACACCTGCTCACAGTCATGGTCCCCTGTGGCGCACAGGTCTGACACCACTGCGGGGACAAGAGATAGCTCAGATCTCACAATCACAATGCCTTGGGCACTACAGACAGGTTGTCCCTCCCTGACTGTGGATACCAGGCCCCATCCAGACTCAGGGAAACTAAGGCCTCCAACGTACTGTGGCCCAGGTCCCTGACTCTCAGACCAGGTCTGGAATCACTGCACCAGTGCCTAGATACCTGAAGAAGGTTATAATGCTGATGATAAGAACGAAAAGTTCCACTAAAAAGGTAAAGGCCAAGGGTTAGGGCCTTTAGTCTGTTTAGTTCACTGCTGTATCAAGACACCCAAGTGCCTAGAACAGCATACAATGAACACAGCACGTATCTGTTAAATACCATAAAATGAGAGTTACACCTTGCATTATCTCACTGGATCCTCGGAATAACGTGCATGCTCGTCCTAGACCCATTTTGCAAATGGGTAAAGCCCCTGCCCTAACCCTGATCCAGTCCTACTGGACACCCCGCCCCCGCAGGTCACATCCCAAAGACCGCCACACACACCTCCCCTCCGAGAAGGGCTCTGAACCTTCTCCTGCCAGTGCCCAGGCCCCCTCAGACTCTCCCGCATCACAGAAAACTCTGGCACCCAAAACTCACGACACAGAAACATGTGTAGGTTTTCTGGGAGCTCTCCTTCCTGGGCTCTGGGCCCTCCTTGGTCCCTGCCAGGATTCCACCACAtaaaagggctttttttttttttgaaacggagtctcgctctgtcacccaggctggagtgcagtggccggatctcggctcattgcaagctccacctcccggattcatgccattctcctgcctcagcctcccgagcagctgggactacaggcgtccgccaccaagcccggctaattttttgtatttttagtagagacggggtttccccatgttggccaggatggtctcgatctcctgacctcgtgatccgcccgccttggcctctcaaagtgctgagattacaggcgtgagccaccgcgcccggccataaaagGGCTCTTAACATCGCCTCTCCCCAACTCCCTTCACCTGGATCTGGAGACCCTCCTCCGTTATCAGGCTCCGCCCCAGCTACGGCCCCACCCCTGGTGCTGGCACCACCTCAGTCTAATCCAGGTTCCACCCCCAATCCACTTAGGCCCTGTCCCTAGCCCTGACCCCGCCCTGATGTTCCCGGGTAACTCAGTCCCCGCCCTTTTATAGGCTACCGCCCCAGCCAGGCCCCGCCCTCTGATGTGGCCCCGCCCCCGACTCTGAGTTTTCTGTCTGCACCTCCTCCCCGGCCCCGCCCCTAGCCTTGGCCCGCCTCAACGCGGACTCAGTCTCGGCGCTGCCATGGTCTCGTCTCGCTTAGCCCTGGCCCCGCCCCTGGCTCTGACTCTCTCCgtctccgcctccgcctccgccccggccccgccccggcaCTGACTCTCTCCGTCTCCgcccctgccctggccctgcccccagccctggccGCGCCCCGCCGCGCTCTCCGTCTCCGCCCCTGCCCTGGCCCCCCCCTTGCCCCGCCCCGGCGCTGAGTctctccgcctccgcctccgcctccgccccGGCTCTTCCCCGGCCCCGCCCAGGCATTGATactctccgtctctctctctcggtCGCCGCCTCTgcccccctgcccccgccccttCCCCGCCCCGGCGCTGACTCCGTCTCCGCCTCGCCCTCGGTCCCGCCTCCAGCCCTGGCCCAGCGCCGCAGCTCTCCCCTTCTCCGCCCCGCCCTGGCTCCGCCCCCGCCTGCCAGCGCACCGCAGAAGGCCTCCTGGAACTTCCTGGAGAGCTTCTCGATGACGCTGTAGCTCTCCACGTAGTCGACGTGCTCGTCCTGCGGCTCGCTGGCGATCTGCCGCAGCGTGGCCTTGTCCACGCGGCCCACTCCGATGGCGAACAGCTCGACGCCGCTGGCCCGGGCCCGCGCAGACACGTCCTGCACGCTATCCTGGGGCCTCCCGTCTGTCACCACGATGACCACCTGCGACACGCGGGGCGGTGTGACAGCGGGCTCCGGGAAGCCCACGGGACTGTTaggagaggaggctgaggcccggaGAGGCGGGGGGACTGCCGGGGTCGCACAGCCAGGCGGCACCCGGGGGAAGAGGACCTAGCTGGCCAAAGAGGAGACCCCGTTTCCTGTGACTGAAAGATGTGGCGGAGGGGCTTCCCATCTGCGTCGCCTCCCTCGGGCAGGCAGCTCTGAGATGCCCGGAGGGATGCGATGCCGCATCGCCAAACTGGGGCCTCTAAGGTCAGGGCCATGCCTTCCCCTCAAACTGAGGCGGCTGAGGGCAGGATCCTCAGACTGATGGCTGTGGGAGCCGTGCCACGCCCCTCGTGCCCCCGTGAGGCCGGGCCGGGGGTCCCGTGGCTTCACATGGTGCTGTTCTGAGCTTTGGCCACCAGATGGCAGCCGAGGCTAAGGGATGGGGCCGCCGCTTCCCGTCCCGCTGTCTTTGTGCCTCTAAGCCCCGGGACCCTGGACCAGGGAACGGAGGGAGGGCCACTCAACCCAAGGAAGAtgcctcccttttcttcctccactCCCCGGTATGATACATGCCCCTTCCAGAGAGGGAAAGAATCTGCCCGCTCCCCTCCCACTAGGCTCCTCTGGTCTGTACCCTGGAAAGAGAGGCGGCGGATTCTGAGACTCATCTTCGTGACCCCCTGCCTGCACCCGCCCTGAGGCTAGGGCGCTCCCAGCTCTGCCCAGTCTGGGTTAGGCGTCCAGCCCCCGTTTGCTGCTTCTCTGCTTCTGACTTGGGTCTGCATCTGATTCCTGGGTCCCATCCTTAGCCCCAGGCCCTGACCCCCTGTCGTGATGACAGGCAATTTAGATAGGCCGTGGTTAGAAATGCAGCTCCACAGGCTACAGGTCACCTTCCTGAGCCTCGGTTCCTTCATCTGTAGAAAGGGGTTGTGGTGAGGTTGAGTGAGATGACTCGTGGTTAGAAGCCAGAAAGAGCAACTCTTATTTTTACCGTCATTACCCTGGGCTCCCTGGGGAGTGATCTTGCACAATCTCTTCCTCTCCAGGGGCCTGGGCTCCTGGCTTTGAAAATCTAGCTGTGACTATTAGCTGCCATCCAGAGACCCACTGCCTCCTCGAGTCCCTACTCTCCCTGCTACCCGGCTTTCAGATTGTCCACCTTGTTGGGTCCTCCCACAGACGAACTCCAGGCTGAACACCTGGAGTCTGGCACCAGCTCCTCCAATGCCTCTGTGTCACCTGCTGGAGGACCTCACCACCCCAGGTCACCACCCCCATCTCCTTCACCCTCTCCACCACCTCAACCATCAGCTTCATCTGCAGCACCCCATGCTGAAACTTGTAGTTGGCCTCAAGACCGACAGGCTGCCTGATATGTCATTTCTTTGAGAGGTGGTCATGGCTGGGATGATATGCTGTTGTCTCTGTGAACACTTTTCCCACTTATTGGCTAAGCAAGTTGCTTAAGctccctatgcctcagtttcaccatctgtaaaatggggataccaCCTCTGAACAGGATCGTGCTCATTTATTCACTGCGTGCTACAGAGTGGGGTATGAAGGGGGGATAAGAAAGAGAACCTCCCCTGGGCTGGGGCCCTGGGCAGGGAAGTGGTGACTGGTGCTAACGAGGGCTGCGGTGGGGAAGTGCTGGAGCCTATGGGTGTGCCGCAGCAACAGAGGACACCTGGCTTAACCTCAGGTTCTGTGCTGAGCCCTGAACATGACAGCGAGGATACAAAGCCTGGGAAACGCTCAGCTCTCTGCCTGGAACCCTCGCTGACAGCGCAGGTGGCCGCACAACCTTTCCATTTCCGAGCCCCTGCCCTCAGAggattatgaaattaaaaattagcaaatgcCATGACGAGGCTTATGTGGTGCCAGGCACCGTTCTGAGTGCCTTATGCTTATGAACTCAGTCCTTGTAGCAGCACGTGGGGAAGGTGTTatcattactcccattttacaggtgaggaaaccgagGACCAGTGTGATGACATCACTTGCTCAGGGTGGCGCAGCTTGTATGGTGAAGCAGGGCGTGAAGCCAGACAGGCTGGTGGCGGAGTCCACACCTTCACTCCTCCCGTAAGCATCTGGTCTGTCTGCAGTGTCTTCAAGGGGCTCAGACTGGTCGGGGAGCCAAGGTCAACTAAACTGAAATGATTGTGAGCTCCTAGGATGGAAAGGTTGGGTAAAGGTGGCTTCATATCCCACCTCTGTCACTTGCAGCTGGTAACCTCTGTCTAATGACCACCCCACTCTGACCCTGTTTCCCCAGCTATGAAATGGCCACCTCATGGGGCATCGTGGGAATTAAAGTGTCTGCAGGCAAAGCTCGTAACTCTGAGCGGGAGCCTCCAAACAACAGCATCCTAGCAGGGAGGTGTGCACGTACCTTGCTGATATCAGGGGACCTGGAACGGCCACCCTCTGCATCGCTGAGGGCTTTGGTGATGGCGAACTGGATGGCCAGGCCAGTCATGGTGCCTGTGGACAGTGGCTGGATGCGGCGCACAGCCTGCAGCAGGGCGGCCTTGGAAACGTGAGCCCGCAGAGAGAACTCCTGCTTCACGGTGCTGGCATAGTTGACCATGCCCACCCGGGTGGCATTGGGCCCCACGTCCAGCGACTCGATGACCTGGGACAGGAATACCTTCACCTTCTCAAATTCTACAGGCCGCACACTGCGGGAGCTGTCGACAACAAACACCAGGTCCGTGGGCCGCGTCCGGCAGAGATGGCCTGGGAGTGGGGCAGGAGGGGTAAGCAGAGAGCAGGGACACAGGTCAGGGACTGGGCCTGAAGACACAGAATGTGGCTTCTTAGATCCAGTGCGAGGCCTCAGGCCCGGTAGGCTGCAGACTTCAGCTGGGCTGGCTGAACCCTTTTGTCAACGTGCAGACACCAGCAAGCAACTTGTCACAGGCCCCTGGCTCAGCCCATGGGGAACACAGAGGGCCAAGCCTGGCCTTGGGCCATTcgcttcacttctctgagcctcagtttcctcatctgagcaGTGAGCTGGCAATCCTGCCTTACAGAATGTTCTGAGGAGCCAGGAGAGGGCTGGGCATGCAGTGAGTATTCCAGGGGTGGCAAAGGATCCCATGGCCTTGAAAACATACTTAGGTTTCAGCCCAGACTTGCTGCCAGAAACAAGGGCAGCTATTTCTTCTAGCTGGGCAGGAGGGCACCAAGGATGGGCCCTCCGGGCATGGGTGCAGCCTTGAGAGCCAAAGCAGTGCCCGTCAACATGGCCTTTTTCATCTGAGCATCAAAGCAAATCACCAAAGTGGAACCAGTTTCCCTCAGCCTGGCAGCGCCTGCTGGCAGGTTGCGGAAGACAGGGGAAAGAGCAGGAATTCCAGGTGGCCACCTCAGCAGCCTGATCAGGTGCACCCCCAAGACACACCCCCAAGGAGCAGTGTCCTCCAGAGACCCAGGAAGGCAGCGCTATGTGCTGGGAAATATGCAGGGTCGGAGTGAGTTCAGGcccgggttcaaatcctggctcagccACTCTGTCGGGCCCTGGGCAGATCATTGCACCTTTCTGAGCCTCGGTAATCTCACGTGTCCAGTGGCGAGAATGAGGCTACTGCATGACACTATCACTGGCCTGGGCCTGCAGTCAGGAAGGGCTCACTACAAAGGCCCTTCCCTCCTCATCCCATGTGGAGTCTGAACTGAGCGGAGCCAATCccaaagaggaaaggagaaacgTGCAGGGCCGTCCCAACCCCCAAGTCACAGTAACTCACAGTGCCCCAGACTGGAGCTCTGGACATCAGAGTTCCTCAGGAGACCTTAGACATCACCATGCAGCTGGCTCCCTGCTGTCTACGAGCTAAGGCTACAAATGGGtgaactgagacccagagagggaaagggagttGGCCACATCGTACAGCAGTAGATCAGTAGCTAGA
Protein-coding regions in this window:
- the MATN1 gene encoding cartilage matrix protein — encoded protein: MRVLSGTSLVLCSLLLLQAPCSPGLVPQSRGHLCRTRPTDLVFVVDSSRSVRPVEFEKVKVFLSQVIESLDVGPNATRVGMVNYASTVKQEFSLRAHVSKAALLQAVRRIQPLSTGTMTGLAIQFAITKALSDAEGGRSRSPDISKVVIVVTDGRPQDSVQDVSARARASGVELFAIGVGRVDKATLRQIASEPQDEHVDYVESYSVIEKLSRKFQEAFCVVSDLCATGDHDCEQVCISSPGSYTCACHEGFTLNSDGKTCNVCSGGGGSLATDLVFLIDGSKSVRPENFELVKKFINQIVDTLDVSDKLAQVGLVQYSSSVRQEFPLGRFHTKKDIKAAVRNMSYMEKGTMTGAALKYLIDNSFTVSSGARPGAQKVGIVFTDGRSQDYINDAAKKAKDLGFKMFAVGVGNAVEDELREIASEPVAEHYFYTADFKTINQIGKKLQKKICVEEDPCACESLVTFQAKVEGLLQALTRKLEAVSKRLAILENTVV